A single genomic interval of Plantibacter sp. Leaf314 harbors:
- the gltX gene encoding glutamate--tRNA ligase produces the protein MSDTITHPFSTASGSDVRVRFCPSPTGTPHVGLVRTALFNWAYARHTGGKLVFRIEDTDAARDSEESYEQLVDALTWLRLDWDEGVGVGGPHAPYRQSERSDIYADVIARLTAAGHLYESFSTAEEIDARNEAAGRPKQFGYDNFDRDLTDEQRAAFRAEGREPALRLRVPDDDLSFDDLVRGEITFPAGSFTDFVLVRPNGKPLYTLVNPVDDAIMQITHVLRGEDLLPSTPRQIALYHALIDIGLTTFVPRFGHLPYVMGEGNKKLSKRDPEANLFHHRDRGFVPEGLINYLALLGWSLSGDRDVFSIEEMIAAFDVVDVNPNPARFDLKKAESINGDHIRLLEPADFLGRIVPYLVDAGVVSEPVPDVQQAILEQAAPLVQERIALLGEVPALLGFLFVGAAELDYQDDALRGLPANAGEVLAASIGALELIPAAEWTAASIQEALAGALIEGLGLKPRIAYGPLRVAASGRRISPPLFESLEILGKTESIARLDRLSAHLAS, from the coding sequence ATGTCTGACACGATTACGCACCCCTTCTCCACGGCTTCCGGTTCCGACGTCCGCGTCCGGTTCTGCCCGTCACCGACCGGCACGCCGCACGTCGGCCTCGTCCGCACGGCCCTGTTCAACTGGGCCTACGCCCGCCACACGGGCGGCAAGCTCGTCTTCCGTATCGAGGACACCGACGCGGCCCGCGACAGCGAGGAGAGCTACGAACAGCTCGTCGACGCGCTGACCTGGCTGCGGCTCGACTGGGACGAGGGTGTCGGCGTCGGCGGACCCCACGCGCCGTACCGGCAGTCCGAGCGCAGCGACATCTACGCCGACGTCATCGCGCGACTGACCGCGGCCGGGCACCTCTACGAGAGCTTCTCGACCGCCGAGGAGATCGACGCGCGCAACGAGGCGGCGGGGCGACCGAAGCAGTTCGGCTACGACAACTTCGACCGCGACCTCACCGACGAGCAGCGTGCAGCCTTCCGAGCTGAAGGTCGTGAGCCGGCGCTCCGCCTCCGGGTCCCGGACGACGACCTCAGCTTCGACGACCTCGTCCGCGGCGAGATCACCTTCCCGGCCGGCTCGTTCACCGACTTCGTCCTCGTGCGTCCGAACGGCAAGCCGCTCTACACCCTCGTGAACCCCGTCGACGACGCCATCATGCAGATCACCCACGTGCTCCGCGGCGAGGACCTGCTGCCGTCGACGCCTCGTCAGATCGCGCTGTACCACGCGCTCATCGACATCGGCCTCACCACCTTCGTCCCGAGGTTCGGTCACCTGCCCTACGTGATGGGGGAGGGCAACAAGAAGCTCTCGAAGCGCGATCCCGAGGCGAACCTCTTCCACCACCGGGACCGCGGCTTCGTGCCGGAGGGGCTCATCAACTACCTCGCGCTTCTGGGGTGGTCGCTCAGCGGCGACCGGGACGTGTTCTCGATCGAAGAGATGATCGCGGCCTTCGACGTCGTCGACGTGAATCCGAACCCGGCCCGGTTCGACCTCAAGAAGGCGGAATCGATCAACGGGGACCACATCCGGTTGCTGGAGCCCGCGGACTTCCTCGGCCGCATCGTCCCGTATCTCGTGGATGCCGGCGTGGTGAGCGAGCCGGTTCCCGATGTCCAGCAGGCGATCCTCGAGCAGGCCGCACCGCTCGTGCAGGAGCGCATCGCGCTGTTGGGCGAGGTCCCGGCGCTCCTCGGGTTCCTGTTCGTCGGCGCCGCCGAGCTCGACTACCAGGACGACGCGCTGCGGGGGCTCCCCGCCAACGCGGGTGAGGTCCTCGCGGCCTCCATCGGTGCGCTCGAGCTCATCCCCGCGGCCGAGTGGACCGCGGCCTCGATCCAGGAGGCGCTCGCCGGCGCGCTCATCGAGGGGCTCGGCCTGAAGCCCCGGATCGCCTACGGTCCGCTCCGCGTCGCGGCATCCGGTCGCCGGATCTCGCCGCCGCTCTTCGAATCCCTCGAGATCCTCGGGAAGACGGAATCGATCGCGCGACTGGATCGGCTCTCCGCGCACCTCGCGTCATGA